A region of the Pseudorasbora parva isolate DD20220531a chromosome 18, ASM2467924v1, whole genome shotgun sequence genome:
TGCTCCAGTTCAGCCCTCTTTCATGCCTTATACTTGCATCTTACGCTTGTATCCAATGTCCTTTTCACTTCACCCTCTAGGCGGGTGATGTTCCTGTGGAGTTTGAGGAGTTTCATCTGAGCGAGGTGCAGAACATGGCCAGTGAGGAGAAACTGGACGAGGTGCTGTCCTCCATGAAGAACAATAGAGTTGCCATCAAAGGTAATGTAACTGATCTTCACATTTTAATATAGTGGTTTTAATTAAGCAtgttaaaggagtagttcaatttaaaagcaaaattaccccatgatttactcaccgtcaagacatcctaggtgtatatgacattcttctttctgatgaacacagtcagaattattttaataaatatcctgaagcttccaagctttataatggcagtgaccatttttaccatttttacatttactttATACTAACTTTAATTTGGcacttaaaataaatgttttaattctcTCTGTGCTTAGGAAAAATACACACTCCTATGGAGTACAAGGGTGAACTGGCATCATATGAGATGAGACTGAGGTACTTCTCTGATGTATTATCATGCCTGCTTTACTACTCATGGTTCTCCCACTAGTTTTTGATTAattgattatttattgtgttatgATGTACAGGAGAAAGCTGGACCTGTTTGCCAATGTGGTTCATGTGAACAGCCTTCCTGGTTACAGCACCCGCCACAATAACCTGGATCTAGTCATCATAAGAGAGCAGACGGAGGGAGAATACAGCTCTCTGGAGCATGAGGTACTTGTGCTCATAATGTATTTAAGTAAGGAAGAATTGATGATGAGCCATTGCGTTATTAGACAAATAATGCACACAGTAGTGGGTAATGCAGCAAAAATGCAGAGGATTTtatgaataaaacttttttttttaaaggtgcactatgtagtatttttgcagtaaaatatccaaaaaccactaggccagtgtattgtatattttgttcagttgagttcttacaatatcccaaatgtttccaactatttgtaaattgtgaagaaattgctattttaaccaaggaaccgggacgtctggaggagtcgcctgtcaattgcgtcatatctgcgttaccctcggtttctggttttattctgcagaagcgcttcactctagcagtgtgcaacaagtgtcacagcagccgctgagcgaacaaaCAGAGTAatctcataacatcattttcaacacacttaaatgtgtctaatatgataaacagagctgctttactcatactcatgaccggaaataGCGCTGGCGCTCGGCAAAtgtgtcccatcataataaaagtcccactgctcgcgaggcgtgtttgtgtaacaatcgctccagcggccttgctcagctccacaacactcggtccttctctccttcatactacagtaacattaataatcgcatccatgaacatgatatctgcccgagtcctagccCGATTCTTTTCTaacggctgtgaggtgaagaccacatgtcccaagatgctgcgccaATTTAAGCCAATTGTTCTCAGTGAACTAATCAGTCCAATTCACTTATTCAACAGATATGGAAAGGAACATTATGGCATCACAATTAATAATCATTGATTTAAATTTAGGTCTGTTCTTTACAGAGTCATATTACTTTGGTATATAACGCACATCACATGAGCtatttttattgtgctttttggtgtttttctcttatatatatataaaaaaggtgTGGTTCCTATCCTTGTTAGGGGTGTAATGATTCATCTACTACATCAATGTATCGATTTATAATCCTATGATCCAACTACATCGATCTGTGCTCGGCAAGTTGGCCTTCCGGACAACATATATCGATCTAATATCGTTTTAAAAGGTAATCAATCGATTGTATCGATAATAGGAAATAATGCATTTGATTTAAGCACGTCAGACTTTATATGGATGTTTTttcttaacacttttaatgataAAAGTGTTAAACGTTTTTCAGTCAGCCTGTATGTGACGTCAGCCGCACGTGTCAGCAGCCGcgcaaataaaacaaaacatagcactgacaggatttgtcatgacagcgGATGACAGAGCAGAAGCCAACGAGCGAGAAATTATCAAGCCACCATTGCGGTCTAGTGTGTGGAAACACTTTGGCTTTAGTAAAGACAGAGATGTTCTTAATAAGTCGCTCGATCGCTGTTTGTAGTAGTAGCAGGTTCAGCACTGCTCATTCAACCTGAAGAAattttggttgcactttatttttggtattaatattatatttgtattatttttatgttggaaaaacaacagcaaaagtaGCAGGTAAACCTATTGATAATTAAACCTGAAGAGATGTTAGTTGCACTTTgtttttgatattaatattgtaatatttttatgttggaaaaacaagcagaagtagtagtagtatgttggttgcacttactgtacttttattgaaaatgagagCTTCCTAACTTCCTGTTAATTCAACCTAAactgttggttgcactttattcaaataaaatgtgaacacatttgcaattaattgtttacttgtttgtttatatccataattaattgatacctgattccctttaaaaaaacaacaggaACCTAAGAAACTTCGCCTGCACgtatttatttcagtcacacttattaaaatttttggcaaaaaagttactgaatcaaTTTCAAGTCCCTGAATCCTTTCGGATCTTACCGTTCTAAATTAACCGATATCGTCCTCGAATCGAATCGGCAACCTCAAATCGTAAtatgaatcgaatcgttgttaaaactaatcgttacacccctaatccttgtataaaataaaaagttagaAATCTTTCTCTTGTGTTTTACAAGAAGTAGTACATGGGTTTAGGACAACATATTTCTCACCAAaaattaaaccttttttttttttttttttttttttgcggttTTTCAATATCAAAGTTGTCATAGACTTTTAATTAACTCGTTTGTTCCTCTTTTGCTTTTACATAAATATGAGGTTTGTGTATTGTACCTTtacaaaacagattttttttaataattaaatattgagaaattaatattaattgttAATTGGTAAACATAAAttgttagtttgtttaggtttttgaaagaaatggcttatgttgcatttattttatttaaaaacacattaaaacagtaatattgtttgtgaaatattacaatttattcTTACATTACTCCATTCTTCCGTCACATGATTCATCAAAAATcattcaagtaaaaaaaaaaaaaaaagtattactaatttaatatttttgtgaaagccgctatatattttttttcaggattcttttaaTACAAAGAACAGcgtatttgaaaaataaaaattatagtaTGTCCTTACTGaaacttttgattaatttaatgcatgctagctgaatgaaagtattaatttcttctttattttttaaatgatcgTGTACATCTGCATCACGAGCACCTTTGTGTTTGCAGAGCGTTTCAGGAGTGGTTGAGTGCTTGAAGATCATCACCAGGGAGAAATCCCGCCGCATAGCTAAGTTTGCATTCGACTATGCCACCAAGAAGGGCCGGACCAAAGTGACTGCTGTCCACAAGGCAAACATTATGTAAGTGTGACAAAATTATTCTGCCCATACAGTTTTAGAAGCTAAACACGTAGACTCACTCGCCTTGGACTCTCTTCACAGGAAGCTTGCGGATGGTCTCTTCCTGCAGAGCTGTGCGGAGGTGGCTGAACTTTACCCTAGGATTAAATACGAAACCATCATCATCGATAATTGCTGCATGCAGGTATTATTTCCAATCTTTTGTTAGTGGCTGGCTGGCAATAAGTATGAACTATATAGCTAGCATATTGTCCTGTGTGTCCACAGCTGGTGCAGAATCCATATCAGTTCGATGTGCTAGTGATGCCTAATCTCTACGGCAACATCATCGATAACCTGGCGGCAGGGCTTGTGGGCGGAGCCGGCGTAGTTCCAGGCGAGAGTTACAGCGCAGAATATGCTGTGTTTGAAACGGTTGGAGTCTAAATCTTGTTTTTCATACATATTGCATGAACTGGAACAGTTTCAGACTCATGAATTGCTTTGAAGCATGTGTTTTTACAGTTATTTCTGTATTCTTGCATATATTTTCAGGGTGCCAGACATCCCTTTGCTCAGGCTGTTGGCAGGAATATCGCAAACCCCACCGCTATGCTCCTAAGTGCGTCGAACATGCTGAGACACCTCAAGTGAGTCTCACACTGATATTCCAGATTTACTTTTCACCTTAGTATATTTAAACTTTACAAATAACCTTTAATGCTATGTTCACACCGAACGTGAATAGAGTGTCAAATTCGCATATACCACGTCTAGtttgacgcgtgaacattttgaatctaTTTGAGTGTCCGCAGCGAATTGGACGCGCGTATAAATTGAGCATTTGAAGCGAAATAGACGCACGTTCAAGGTGCTCCATGAGAAATGAGAAATATGTCATAAAACACTCTGCCTCTtttaattttcataaaaaaatattaagcattaacatgcagccacacaaatgtggttcagaaacttcactttgccctcagtcAAAATGATTGAGTTAACGAGCGCTGAGTGCCCTGTGATcgcctggatctcacaactccaaaaacgaaagataattttttttaaataggtgctgtttttataaataaaccacatatttttgctttaaacaactacattatcaactaaaaagcattaaaaccacatttagtgacaaaataacagTATTTTTAATAATGCAGGGTTTCTCATCACGTCACTTTATCACATTACGGCAGCAAGCTTGCTCCTTATtggttaacttttttttttctttttcttttgacgCCAAAGTTCAAATTTTTCAACTCGTGCATAGATGCGAATTTGCTTCAAATACgtaaatgcacaaaaagcaccatTCGCGCGTATCGCGCAAGATGCTCAATTCACTTCAAATTCGTGTTATTTGCGCGAACGAGGCGGAAAATGCGCAAAACATGTCTATCGTGCCACAGGACCTCCAGACGTGCATCAACGCGCCTTTCCATTGATTTAACATAGAAATCATTCACTCCAGACGCTCTATTCGCGTTCGGTGTGATATCTAGACCTACCTTAATATCTATTTTGACTTTCTATTCATGTTAAACATCATTATTTGTGatcttattattttatatttaccaaggctgcatttatttgatttaaaaaagttatttgcaaaatattaaaatgattaagaaataattgttttaatgtAATTGGAattaaagactggagtaacgtcacatgatccttcagaaatcattataatatgtagtctgacaagccagacccacatcaagatgtttgggctggaaactcaccatagacagggctcaatccaaggggcgggataaacagttgtctttcaaactccctctgcacagcatgcacgcaattggatagcgctacaaccaaccagagcttgttgaaagattaaactttagccgtatccggtcggcaaaactcaaaacacatcgtcccttcttaagaatgacttcagtgccgttctttgttcttttctcagagaaaagctcaacttcaagtcttccagagtcgcggtcaaagcggattcgaaagaccgccgttcgccagtttctgtgtttattagaagcacgcaagcgcaactgtgccgtcattatgttaagccctgcccaccgactctagacacaatgtgattggcccgccCAGAGTTTGgagtttacagctcagaagggtattgagagttgctagactaaactcgcgggcagattagatttgctgccgctagggtgcgtctagatttctaggctatataaTATGCTGTTTGGTGCAAACATTTCttatcaatgttgaattttgtggaaatcatgagtgagtggtttatttttctttcagCCTTGAGTATCATTCAAACATGGTGTCTGAAGCTGTCAAGAAAGTCATTAAACAGGGCAAGGTAAGAAATGATGTTTCAAAATTATGACTACAAGATTTGTAGTCCGTGAATGTTTTGCATGCAAGTCTGTATTTCTGTATAGTCCTCCTGGTGGTTTGGGTTTTCATCCGAATTGGTAGGTTTCCCTTTGAAAATGGTTTagaattaaaggggtcatataatggtacatgcacttttacaagctaattgtatggaaatgtgtgttggcagtgcctgtacacaaccatgattaatccatcaagtgttttttttaatctccttatatgttttcccctgtctcaaatcgagcccttcgatgtgtgacgtcacacgatcAGACACCCTTCCAATGACTGTCTGTAATATACTTTgacagcagtcattctgatgttcctaaatccgaacATTTAATTCagctgctcctgaataaagaTCTGTACCAGCTCTTCGTTTTTATGCTGCCCCTCCACAAGAAGTTGAAACGCTTTACGATGAACTGCAGCTAAAGTTTACATGGTAACGTTAAATTACGGCATGCTTACTATGTATgatgttctcaatataattaataatcccacgtttataatgaacaacacaTTATGGTTGTGTTATTGCATTATGGTTGTGTTTTCAATccatgcctttggaagattaactttcataggaattaacttgagaagatAAAGTCCTCACTTTGCTCCACCggccgcaccgtttccatgaatgcctgagccgagctgagctggacgtagtgtccgtgacgtcacccataggattccgataagccgttctgaagcttaaagtatggccgagctgggcgttgccatcttgtgagcgagtcatcgcgtgtcactcccggataacagaaaatgggcaaaaaggcaggatgtgcgcggagctgaggtgacgcaataactatagacggcggataaatggctatccacttgtaaccacgcccttaattatgcagagccttaaggctttatataacgtaaacgaatgagttataaaaaaattcacccccctcagagttgtcatgaagatcaaaattagccttataagccaaaaccacaatttgtaccaggctgtaaacatgtttttttctgctttaaagttgagaattttaacatggggctcaatgagattctgctcccttctggagcctgtccctagtggccagttgaggaattgcagtttacattacttccgtattggcttcaagagagatcgcgggaggttgccgcttgagtgcgacccatcccccatgtgcgagttgaaaacctggggaaatagctccctctgctggctgtagtctttagtgtcCGGCCAAACATTTTACCGATGAATATTTCTGTCACCGGagaaatttttccagaaataaaatgcataaatctctcgtctcagggggatatgagaggggggagcacaatcatttaaatatactccagggtttctactgatagaaagccatatgctaatcgctgaagtaaccctttgacagaaaaaatgtttttattggcatcaggtgtaacatcaatctgtcaatgaactaaggtatacatcagtaaacacatagcattcacgctaacattaccctgccagtacataaagaTAGATCGAAGTGATATTatgttaaccaaccattcagaaacgtcctgtttagccttaaaTGTCGAATTTCGTTGGAGCTGTCATCTTGTCCCGGTCTGACTCTGGTTCAAATTGATAGAGTTGATCTTTTTTACGTTCTATGATCTGTCCTCTCAGAGACTTGTGTAGCAGTTCTTTTGCCTCTGTTGTCACGGGCAACGACTCCGTGCTGCCC
Encoded here:
- the idh3b gene encoding isocitrate dehydrogenase [NAD] subunit beta, mitochondrial isoform X1, encoding MMAAALRGSLVTLAKGLSGARLQPLCARSLSLTSSQNVPESPPARADSTFKVTMVPGDGVGPELMTAVKEVFKAGDVPVEFEEFHLSEVQNMASEEKLDEVLSSMKNNRVAIKGKIHTPMEYKGELASYEMRLRRKLDLFANVVHVNSLPGYSTRHNNLDLVIIREQTEGEYSSLEHESVSGVVECLKIITREKSRRIAKFAFDYATKKGRTKVTAVHKANIMKLADGLFLQSCAEVAELYPRIKYETIIIDNCCMQLVQNPYQFDVLVMPNLYGNIIDNLAAGLVGGAGVVPGESYSAEYAVFETGARHPFAQAVGRNIANPTAMLLSASNMLRHLNLEYHSNMVSEAVKKVIKQGKVKTRDLGGYSTTSDFVRAIVANLRHQTV
- the idh3b gene encoding isocitrate dehydrogenase [NAD] subunit beta, mitochondrial isoform X2 encodes the protein MMAAALRGSLVTLAKGLSGARLQPLCARSLSLTSSQNVPESPPARADSTFKVTMVPGDGVGPELMTAVKEVFKAGDVPVEFEEFHLSEVQNMASEEKLDEVLSSMKNNRVAIKGKIHTPMEYKGELASYEMRLRRKLDLFANVVHVNSLPGYSTRHNNLDLVIIREQTEGEYSSLEHESVSGVVECLKIITREKSRRIAKFAFDYATKKGRTKVTAVHKANIMKLADGLFLQSCAEVAELYPRIKYETIIIDNCCMQLVQNPYQFDVLVMPNLYGNIIDNLAAGLVGGAGVVPGESYSAEYAVFETGARHPFAQAVGRNIANPTAMLLSASNMLRHLNLEYHSNMVSEAVKKVIKQGKVRTSDLGGYASSDEFTRAVIANLAV